In a genomic window of Ralstonia nicotianae:
- a CDS encoding ABC transporter substrate-binding protein, with product MKRLLASSLAVALLAAAALPGPAGAQTLSIGFADPLSSLDPQLNNHAGDRSVDVHFWDLLVENKWNRLQPGLALAWKPLDPKTWEFKLRPGVKWQDGKPFTADDVIFSYQRARSVPGSVATFAGYLRTVESVSAKDPLTLIVKTTIPNPDLPLNLASVHIVSKHIGEKSNTEDYNAGRAVVGTGPFKFVAYTPGERVVMARNDAYWGGKSPWEKVNYRYINNAAARTANLLSGEVDVIDKVSVADLARLRQSPGVKVYAYPGLRVMLLQPSFRQGPNEYLTGNDGKPLPNNPLLDVRVRRALSLAIDRRAIVDRILQGAATVANQWMPADTFGYNPEVKDIAYDPAQARKLLAEAGFAQGFNLVMHVPNDRYPQGPETAQAVAQFWTRIGVKAKVEVVPWSVYASRANKNDYAMSMLAWGNGTGEASYALVNVLATVDAKKGLGASNWGHYSNQAVDHALDASTEEFNTEKRAAILRHSVKLVSDDVGVLPLYHYQNVWAAKKGLKVTPMTSDRTAAMMVTQDGK from the coding sequence GTGAAACGCCTCCTTGCCTCTTCGCTGGCCGTTGCCCTGCTGGCCGCCGCCGCACTCCCGGGCCCTGCCGGCGCCCAGACGCTCAGCATCGGCTTTGCCGATCCGCTGTCGTCGCTCGACCCGCAGCTCAACAACCACGCCGGCGACCGCTCGGTCGACGTGCACTTCTGGGACCTGCTGGTCGAGAACAAGTGGAACCGGCTGCAGCCCGGCCTGGCGCTGGCGTGGAAGCCGCTGGACCCGAAGACGTGGGAGTTCAAGCTGCGCCCCGGCGTGAAATGGCAGGACGGCAAGCCCTTCACCGCCGACGACGTCATCTTCTCGTACCAGCGCGCGCGCAGCGTGCCGGGCAGCGTGGCGACCTTCGCGGGCTACCTGCGCACGGTCGAGTCGGTCAGCGCCAAGGACCCGCTCACGCTCATCGTCAAGACCACGATCCCCAACCCCGACCTGCCGCTGAACCTGGCCTCGGTGCACATCGTCAGCAAGCACATCGGCGAGAAGTCGAACACCGAGGACTACAACGCCGGCCGCGCCGTGGTCGGCACCGGTCCGTTCAAGTTCGTCGCGTACACACCGGGCGAGCGCGTGGTGATGGCGCGCAACGATGCCTACTGGGGCGGCAAATCGCCGTGGGAGAAGGTCAACTACCGCTACATCAACAACGCCGCCGCGCGCACCGCCAACCTGCTGTCGGGCGAGGTGGACGTGATCGACAAGGTCTCGGTGGCCGACCTCGCGCGGCTGCGCCAGTCGCCCGGCGTCAAGGTGTACGCCTACCCCGGCCTGCGCGTGATGCTGCTGCAGCCGAGCTTCCGCCAGGGCCCGAACGAATACCTCACCGGCAACGACGGCAAGCCGCTGCCGAACAACCCGCTGCTGGACGTGCGCGTGCGCCGCGCGCTGTCGCTGGCAATCGACCGCAGGGCCATCGTCGACCGCATCCTGCAGGGCGCCGCCACGGTCGCCAACCAGTGGATGCCGGCCGACACCTTCGGCTACAACCCCGAGGTGAAGGACATTGCCTACGACCCGGCGCAGGCCAGGAAGCTGCTGGCCGAGGCCGGCTTTGCGCAGGGCTTCAACCTGGTGATGCACGTGCCGAACGACCGCTACCCGCAGGGCCCGGAAACGGCGCAGGCGGTGGCGCAGTTCTGGACGCGCATCGGCGTGAAAGCCAAGGTGGAAGTGGTGCCGTGGTCGGTCTATGCCAGCCGCGCCAACAAGAACGACTATGCGATGAGCATGCTGGCCTGGGGCAACGGCACCGGCGAGGCCAGCTACGCGCTGGTCAACGTGCTGGCCACGGTCGATGCCAAGAAGGGCCTGGGCGCCTCCAACTGGGGCCACTACAGCAACCAGGCGGTGGACCATGCGCTGGACGCCTCCACCGAGGAGTTCAACACCGAGAAGCGCGCCGCCATCCTGCGCCACTCGGTCAAGCTGGTCTCGGACGACGTGGGTGTGCTGCCGCTGTACCACTACCAGAACGTCTGGGCCGCGAAGAAGGGCCTGAAGGTGACGCCGATGACCAGCGACCGCACCGCGGCCATGATGGTCACGCAGGACGGCAAGTAA
- a CDS encoding acyl-CoA thioester hydrolase/BAAT C-terminal domain-containing protein → MAASPAFALSVAPADDLIDVPRRIVVTGLVPGAQVDLATRTLRGHAVPWCSRAAFIADADGTVDLSRDAPVCGDYTGVDPMGLVWSQRPEGGTSREVFASAATEPLTTTLTATAHGTPACARFVQRLAAPGLTRHDVRDDGLVGTLYLPDPHAHPGPRPAVMVLNGSGGGINEPRAALYASHGYAAFALAYFKAPGLSDYISNTPLEYFERGLAWLRRRVRPLHDFVAVSGQSRGGELALLLGATFPAAVSAVIGYVPGAVVHSAQNAADPAIGREGPTWLYRGRPLPHLWEGNRTATWAPFDEGEPPHRHERAIRTALRDAQAVERARIRVEQTRGPVLLLSATDDGSWPSSDYARMAAARLAEARHPYPVVHHDFAGAGHAIVFPYVPTTQLVHAHPVSGRISTGGGEPRANARADLQSWAAVRRFLAEAVAARSRPVSASRSLSTMASTPVNDVVDRAAGLDDGSAAHTLRHARDKVAVATQGSHDALFDAALPGLTPGERLLVALYACRLTPAPELGAHYRARLAETPVDAAALQAVEQGDPATLADARLRAILAFARTLIERPIDGDRDALLRLPAAGLATPDVVTLSQLIAFLSYQTRLVAGLRALREASQAHPAHQTGQPAASTETAA, encoded by the coding sequence GTGGCCGCTTCGCCCGCCTTTGCGCTCAGCGTCGCACCGGCCGACGACCTGATCGACGTGCCGCGCCGCATCGTCGTGACGGGGCTGGTGCCCGGCGCGCAGGTCGATCTCGCCACACGGACGCTGCGCGGGCATGCGGTGCCGTGGTGCAGCCGCGCCGCCTTCATCGCCGATGCCGACGGCACCGTCGATCTGTCGCGCGATGCGCCCGTCTGCGGCGACTACACCGGCGTCGACCCGATGGGCCTGGTCTGGAGCCAGCGCCCCGAGGGCGGCACATCGCGCGAGGTCTTCGCGAGCGCCGCCACCGAGCCGCTGACCACGACGCTGACGGCCACCGCGCACGGCACGCCGGCCTGCGCGCGCTTCGTGCAGCGGCTGGCCGCGCCGGGCCTGACGCGCCACGACGTCCGCGACGACGGCCTGGTCGGGACGCTGTACCTGCCGGACCCGCACGCCCACCCCGGCCCGCGGCCGGCGGTGATGGTGCTCAACGGCTCCGGCGGTGGCATCAACGAACCGCGCGCGGCGCTGTATGCCTCGCACGGATACGCTGCCTTCGCGCTGGCGTATTTCAAGGCGCCGGGGCTGTCGGACTACATCTCAAACACTCCGCTCGAATACTTCGAGCGCGGCCTCGCCTGGCTGCGCCGGCGCGTGCGGCCGCTGCACGATTTCGTGGCGGTGAGCGGCCAGTCGCGCGGCGGCGAGCTGGCGTTGCTGCTCGGGGCGACGTTTCCCGCAGCCGTCTCGGCGGTGATCGGCTACGTGCCGGGTGCCGTGGTGCACAGTGCGCAGAATGCCGCCGATCCGGCCATCGGGCGCGAAGGCCCGACTTGGCTGTATCGCGGCCGGCCGCTGCCGCATCTGTGGGAAGGCAACCGCACCGCGACCTGGGCCCCGTTCGACGAAGGCGAGCCGCCGCACCGGCACGAACGCGCGATCCGCACGGCGCTGCGGGATGCGCAGGCGGTCGAGCGCGCCCGCATCCGCGTCGAGCAGACGCGCGGGCCGGTGCTGCTGCTGTCGGCCACCGACGACGGTTCGTGGCCATCGAGCGACTACGCACGCATGGCGGCTGCCCGGCTGGCCGAGGCGCGCCACCCGTACCCGGTCGTCCACCACGACTTCGCCGGCGCCGGCCACGCCATCGTCTTCCCCTATGTGCCGACCACGCAGCTGGTCCATGCACACCCGGTCTCTGGCCGCATCAGCACCGGCGGCGGTGAACCGCGCGCCAATGCTCGGGCTGACCTGCAATCCTGGGCCGCCGTGCGCCGCTTCCTGGCCGAGGCTGTGGCCGCGCGCAGCCGCCCCGTTTCCGCATCACGGAGTCTCTCAACCATGGCATCCACTCCCGTCAACGATGTCGTCGATCGGGCCGCCGGCCTGGACGACGGCAGCGCCGCCCACACGCTGCGCCATGCGCGCGACAAGGTCGCCGTCGCCACGCAGGGCAGCCATGACGCCCTGTTCGACGCAGCCCTGCCCGGCCTGACGCCGGGCGAACGCCTGCTGGTCGCCCTGTACGCCTGCCGCCTGACGCCCGCCCCCGAACTGGGCGCGCACTACCGTGCCCGGCTGGCCGAAACGCCGGTCGATGCGGCGGCCCTGCAGGCGGTCGAGCAGGGCGATCCGGCCACGCTGGCCGACGCCCGCCTGCGCGCCATCCTCGCCTTCGCGCGCACGCTGATCGAACGCCCGATCGACGGCGACCGCGACGCGCTGCTGCGCCTGCCCGCCGCCGGCCTGGCCACGCCCGACGTGGTGACGCTGTCGCAGCTGATCGCCTTCCTGTCGTACCAGACGCGGCTGGTGGCCGGCCTGCGCGCCCTGCGCGAGGCCAGCCAGGCCCATCCGGCCCACCAGACCGGCCAACCCGCCGCCTCCACGGAGACCGCAGCATGA
- a CDS encoding peroxidase-related enzyme — protein sequence MTEPLRAHGFTNATLEWKAWLDVVDLDRATPGQIAVLEESHPKAKTSDYYRFLVHQPEILRQRSAAFNAIMYAPGGLSRAERELASTVVSRVNGCVYCAAVHAQRFEQLAKRNDVIRQVFEDPHTAGTNARERAIARFSIDLTLRPGDVRAEDLQPLQAAGLTDAEILDLIHAVAIFAWANRLMLNLGEPVFPDEAA from the coding sequence ATGACCGAGCCCCTGCGCGCCCACGGCTTCACCAACGCAACCCTGGAATGGAAAGCCTGGCTGGACGTGGTCGACCTCGACCGCGCCACGCCCGGGCAGATCGCCGTGCTGGAAGAGAGCCACCCGAAGGCCAAGACGTCGGACTACTACCGCTTTCTGGTGCACCAGCCGGAGATCCTGCGCCAGCGCTCGGCGGCCTTCAACGCCATCATGTATGCGCCCGGCGGGCTGTCGCGCGCGGAGCGCGAACTGGCCAGCACCGTGGTCTCGCGCGTCAACGGCTGCGTCTACTGCGCCGCCGTCCATGCGCAGCGCTTCGAGCAGCTCGCCAAGCGCAACGACGTCATCCGGCAGGTCTTCGAAGACCCGCACACGGCCGGCACCAATGCGCGCGAACGGGCCATCGCCCGGTTCTCGATCGACCTCACGCTGCGCCCCGGCGACGTGCGCGCCGAAGACCTGCAGCCGCTCCAGGCCGCCGGCCTGACCGATGCCGAGATCCTCGACCTGATCCACGCCGTCGCCATCTTCGCGTGGGCAAACCGGCTGATGCTGAACCTGGGCGAGCCGGTGTTCCCGGACGAAGCTGCGTAG